The Medicago truncatula cultivar Jemalong A17 chromosome 7, MtrunA17r5.0-ANR, whole genome shotgun sequence genome includes the window ttaaaaattatttggttAGAATCTTATCATGCTTCCCATTACCTGGTGAATTCCATCTCtgtatttaatgtttttccTTTAAAATTACTCCCTCCAGCCCTTATTATAGGAACCTCTAACATAAATCACGggtattaagaaaagttgttggaCTAATAaatttgtctaaaatgtgaGTGTGACTATTACTAGATTATCATTATCCTTTATGTATGAATACATTGAGTCTTAACTTTTCATATTCCAAGACAAATTGGTAGTATTAATAAGGGATATATTTGGGAAAAGagtaataaatgcatctagaaATTTGTATAGGGTCTTATGTTTAGTGACAACCAATTTTTTGTAAAGGATGTTATAATTagtgacggagggagtagtaaatGTGATATGAGGAAAGGAGCATAATGCCGTACGTTGTGTTCGGTACAAATTAACAAGTCTTGGCATGAGTCTGTATTAACTTAGAATGCTAGCGCACATATAATATTCCATGTTAATGAAGTATGATGATTTaagcttttttcttttgacaaaacgGATGATCGAAGCTTCGATGTTTCATTAATTGGAACAAattattaaacatgttgaaGTTTTTTAAGGTAGCCTTTGGGGAATGCTACTGCATGCTTCTCTTAGAAGAGGATGGCAGTCTAAATGTTTTTCTTGCTacatctacaaaaaaaattatggtcatTGAACCAGAAAAGTTGCAGCAGTATTTTGTGTTTCGAACCTAGAAAAATTCtgaaagaaaatggtgaatagAATTCCATAACTGTTTAATTAACTGATTTCTCTAACTTTTCCTATTCCCGTTATCCTAAAACATCGACATGTTTGATGTGGCATAGTTTTCTTGGATTAACTACgtaataacaatattttaacgTCGCATATATGTCGGGCTTCATCCCTTtataaatgcatttttttttttggagaaatatTACTGAAAGAGTAGGTCATATCTCATGTATGTAAAGTTCTTTTTTCTAGATCTGGTTTTACTTGAGAGGTTTATAGGTTCATTTACCTAAAATTGGAAAGTAGTCTAATGATGTACATCTTGATTGCTTCCTTCCACTTAGCCTAAAGTTCAAATCATTTTCCCTTGTCTGGGAAATAAGAGAAGTGAGCAAGAGGAAATGACCACATAGGATTTGTCTCCTAGTTAATGTTGGAACTTGAGCATCATGATGTAATAGGATGATTAGTTTCCAATTTTATGCCACcttaattatttcaatattttggtttgttttgcACATGCTTCTATCTTACTGTTTTATATTTTGGTGTGTTTAATGCACACCTCCATCGTAAGACTGAGTTGGTTtcagaaaagaaagaaactaaGGGGTAGTTCCCCCAATTTTTAttcacaaatataatattacaaTATTGAACGGACAATACAATACACTCATAATATTACAATGTTGGACGGACAATACACTCATTTcttcatatataaacatgtatatatacTTTTATTCTGCCTGGTATGCTTGAATACGAAGAGTTCCTTCCACCATATGGTTTGGTTCTACTAGATAGGTAATTACTCACTGCTTCCCGTTATATGCTCACGGGTATAACATTAAACCAGTAGTTCTGCATACACAATACACAACAGACTGAGACACTAATAGTTCAATTGATCATTGCCTTTAAGCTTTAGTTGGGTACAATTGTTCCCACTATCCCAAATCCCATTGTAAAGAAAGCCCCTGCCTGCAACAACAGATACAAATAGAAATGATCGCGTCCGAAGAGTAGATCATAGATTGCACAGTGCAACATATACATCCCAACGATAATCTCCAATGGGTGGATCCTGTTGATTATAATAAAAGCCCATTAGTATGCATCAGCTGAAGTATTAAGGAATTAAATACTGTATATGCATTCTTTACCATGCTTTCTAGTGTCTATAACATCATCCATAAGTTCAAATTGATATAAAAgagcaataaaaatattaattgtatCCTGCTTGCTTTTTTCTTTGCATTctgtatttattttaaaatacctgaATTATATATATCATGTATTTACTTGTTCAATGATTCAATGGAAAACTGTTGTGTTTGTTGAATAAATTACTTTATTTAGAGAGACTGATTACAAAGCAGCTGGTACCTTTCTGTAATTCGAAACCATGGACTTCTTGATGTTGATGGCCTAGCATTGTTTCTTTGTTTCATCGTATTTCCAAGCTTCTCTGTCACAACCCATTCATTGACACGGTTTGCTTCCAATAGTCCTATAATTGCTGCTTTAGTTCGATGGAGTGACATGACATTCTCAAAGAGTATCCAGAGTACTAGTAGATGCACTGATCTGTCCCATGTATAAGTGAGTATAGAATAATCAAAATAACTGAgggaaattaaataattttaaatagcTGGAAACCAATTACCTTGGGGTGGAGACTGCATTTAGAATTGTAATGGTTGCTGGGATATATATGGCAACTTTTTTTGTGAGACTTACTTCTGGAACAACCACACAAGCTGGTATTACTATGCAGTAAAAGAAGAACGTCACCCAATGTGCAATTATTTTCCTCACAAAGAAGAAAGCATAGATAAGATGAAGTCTCTTCAGAAGCGATACCCTCTGGATAATACATGTGATATAAATTTCAATTAGTTTGTAAGATTAAATGTTGATTCCACAAGGGATTGACTTTGGTTTTAGTTATTGAGGAAATTAGAGTTTACGTACTTTGCAGAAGAGGATTTCTTTTGTCATTTTCTTAAGGAGATTAGCTGGACCGCATGACCACCTGTGCTGCTGATATCTGTATGCTTTAAATGTACTTGGTAGTTCATTTTTGACCTAGTAAGCAACAAATTTTTCCCGTTATGAGAAAGGTGTGGTTTATGAAGTATTCAAGCTTAAACACTATTGTACCGAAGATATTAGTCAATTATGGATGACTTACTTTTACATCGCCGACGAAAACAAATTCCCAACCCTTCAGGCTTGCCCTAACTGCAAGGTCCATATCTTCCACTGTGGTCCGGTCTTTCCATCCTCCAGCGTCTTTTATTGCTTGAATCCGCCAAATTCCCGCTGTTCCTGCATGTTTTAAATCATGTTATATAAGCTGATCTACAAATGTGCTTGTCTGAATTTTGTTTGGCGAGTATCTTGACTTACCATTAAATCCAAAGAATGAGTATGTTGAGGAGCCCACTTCCTGTTCAACACTAAAATGATAATCAAGTGACATCTCTTGAAGCCGCGTCATCATACATTCCTCTGAATTAACTGTGCAGACATGGAAATGGTgttaaaaaatgttgatttacTGGACTCTTTAGTAAGGCATGCTATCACACTGATGTGTCTGCACACAATTTTACAAGGTGGTGATATTACTAGTTACTTACCAAATTTCCATCTTGCTTGAACCAAACCCAACTTTGGGTTCTCAAGAAGGTAAGGAATTGTCTTCCAAAGAAAATCTGGATCTGGTTGGAAATCTGCATCAAATATTGCTACAAACTCGCAATCCTCAACATATTGCTTCTGTAATCCCTCTTTTAGGGCACCTGCCTTGTAACCATTGCGATTGCTCCTTGTTTCATACTTGACATTCACACCTTTCTCAATCCATTTGTGACACTCTAATTCGACTAATTCCTGCATGAAATGAAAACACGTGGTTATTATAGCTTTGCTCACTCATAGACACACAAACATATGAGATCTGCTATGAAGCTTTACTGGATTAGTTGGATACCCTTAAGACTTGATTTGTTGAGTCATCAAGAACCTGAACTATGAGTCTGTCACCTGGCCAAGAAAGTCCGCATACTGCTCCAATGGAAAGCTTGTAAACCTGGGAACAGAAATTAAATTTTCTTAGCCAAGGTAATTCATCTTTATTCTTTAATATTTACTGACATTACTGTATGAATCTTAATCGACAATCTTTATTTTGATAAACTTGTGTTCCTTTACTTCGTCAGTTAGCTGTGATTTATTATGTGCATGATTGGATAAATGCTAGAGTATATTACAATAATGAATAATGACAATCTAAAAGGACACCCTTAGTGAAGGATCTCTAAAAGATGCCGGACTTTGCTGGCAACGCTAAATAGCGCAAAAATTAACCAACCCATCCCACCCCCCAACTGATTGACAAAAAAAGCCAAATTGGGagtaaacaaattaatattcaGGATACATTGAAATGTTTGAAAACACaatatctagttttttttttcttcccaattTAAAGCCTGCCTTAATTATTTTCAACTATTGGTAAATGATAAAAGGATGCATTTAGAATTGGCCTGGttgtttaaaattataaacatatagTGACTGATGGATCAACTTGCATAACATTTTGGGTTTGATATATCTTATATGAAATGGTAAATATGCTTAGAtaccaaataacatattaacattttctttatgTGCTATACTTattaattacaaagaaaagttACCTCTTTTTCGTTAAACATAGGTATTTGGATCAGCACCATTGGGTATCTTTTGTTTCTCTCTATGTTCTGTTTCATGGCGTCCAACTTGTACTTGGTGTATTTTTTAATCCTCAGCACCTTGACCACCAAAATTACGAGTGCCATGCCTACTCGTTCAATAAATAGCATGACTGACATAATTGAGCATATTATGACTGCTAGTTTTAGGAGCGGTATTATCACCGGGGC containing:
- the LOC25499325 gene encoding glucomannan 4-beta-mannosyltransferase 1: MKNLIFEEPEVDIPGYASSGLRYAWQSIRAPVIIPLLKLAVIICSIMSVMLFIERVGMALVILVVKVLRIKKYTKYKLDAMKQNIERNKRYPMVLIQIPMFNEKEVYKLSIGAVCGLSWPGDRLIVQVLDDSTNQVLRELVELECHKWIEKGVNVKYETRSNRNGYKAGALKEGLQKQYVEDCEFVAIFDADFQPDPDFLWKTIPYLLENPKLGLVQARWKFVNSEECMMTRLQEMSLDYHFSVEQEVGSSTYSFFGFNGTAGIWRIQAIKDAGGWKDRTTVEDMDLAVRASLKGWEFVFVGDVKVKNELPSTFKAYRYQQHRWSCGPANLLKKMTKEILFCKRVSLLKRLHLIYAFFFVRKIIAHWVTFFFYCIVIPACVVVPEVSLTKKVAIYIPATITILNAVSTPRSVHLLVLWILFENVMSLHRTKAAIIGLLEANRVNEWVVTEKLGNTMKQRNNARPSTSRSPWFRITERIHPLEIIVGMYMLHCAIYDLLFGRDHFYLYLLLQAGAFFTMGFGIVGTIVPN